In one Oscillatoria sp. FACHB-1406 genomic region, the following are encoded:
- the sipA gene encoding regulatory protein SipA, with protein MSNPEFPIGAKVRAIALPPYLKTAEPMPMLRPPDVIEVGEEGTVLDRRPGGFWGVRFARGAFLLESQYLELV; from the coding sequence ATGAGCAATCCAGAATTTCCGATTGGAGCTAAAGTTAGAGCGATCGCGCTTCCCCCTTACCTGAAAACCGCAGAACCGATGCCGATGCTGCGTCCGCCGGATGTTATCGAAGTCGGTGAGGAAGGAACGGTTCTCGATCGCCGTCCGGGAGGGTTTTGGGGCGTAAGATTCGCTCGAGGCGCATTTTTGCTCGAAAGTCAATACTTAGAGTTAGTTTAA
- a CDS encoding transporter substrate-binding protein codes for MSGQTNLNPKHREVLNRPAEVESNWTNSSVYSSIQVGILDSKEDSLARSATLMAIAQINEQGGLLGRTIEPIAIENLAQLQTLLQSPAMATLFGAWTVEQRKTAIPWLERYDALLWCPAPNEELDNCDRIFYTGVCPNQLVELTARWLFEQQKHCVYLLGSDELFSKTSHYLLKKSIPQSAAVLHDPLLRLQLERQGGIVVGEDYLAPNRTDFTDAIARIQNARPDLIINTLNRNSQIAFYQQLHQAGISPQQLPTLAFNLSQIELQELGETAIGHYSLSTYFPSLDSAGNRQFIADCEKQFGTEKLPSASMVAAYTQVQLWKQAVELAESFKLDRVAAAAYSQRCIAPNGIVTLETNHHLSQPIYIGRIDSPNLVEIVARSDRALKPLPSLGHENEQLNLSTVLVDVLEDVSQWVRRSHELEIRNRELEVTISQLQNEIASRQQMEDAMLNYGLKLRALFTALEESIFITDARGVFLNIAPTNPQNPYKPTAELLGKCLHDLFEASLADAFLQHLQKTLETGETLAFEYCLPSDRSSPLSDGETWFSVRLSPIVQDESVVWVVREITEQKRLEKTEAASKRELERECADRTAALLDTNDHLIAEVVQHRQTANILQATRSQLQAILEAVPGIVSWISSDLHYLGVNRHLAKTFGLSVETFVGQPIGFLQASSGFDDFLRGFFASDNNEVSYEIAVNVGGQQRHYQIVAQKYDGGRAAFTIGIDISDRVRATESLSATKAQLEAVLEAVPGIVSWISSDLRYLGVNRHLAKTFGLSVEAFVGQPLGFLQGSSGFDEFLREFFACGDYEVSREVCTRVGNKLRYYQIVAQKYDEGRAAFIIGIDISDRVRASENLSATRNQLATLLDAVPGVVSWISSDLRYLGVNRHLANTFGLSVETFVGQPIGFLQASSSFDEFVREFFACGDNEVSREIATRVGNQTRHYLIVAQKYDEGRAAFTIGIDVSDRIRAIEGLRQAEEKYRVIFENTVEGIYQTTPDGRYLSANPALARIYGYNSPEQLVNEIGSIERQLYVNPERRQQFVDLIQERTAIVGFESQIYRRDGTLTWISENARAVRDTEGKILYYEGTVEDIYERKQAEETLRQLNEELESRVIQRTEELQQLNHQLILEIGERQRIESALRQSEAELKALFAAMTDVISVFDAEGRYVKIIATNSELLYSPTDDRIGKTVHEVFPHEIADLFLRQIQQVLQTNKTGYVEYSLMLDSSSHLSYLPSSSHTTKSREVWFAASISPLPDNCVIWVARNITERRRVVKAIQEAEEKYRSIFENAAEGIFQSTPDGQYLSANPALVKMFGYETFADMAGNVSHIGRQLYVHPQQRVELLERVEREGAVSGFQVRIYRKDGKRIWISENVRVVRDEQGNTMYYEGTAQDITQRKRAEDALYLEREKSERLLLNILPKRIAERLKQEPQAIAERFDQVSILFADIVNFTQLSARTSPTDLVKMLNQIFSAFDRLAQQYGLEKIKTIGDAYMVAGGFSGMSGLQSARAIADMALAMQQTILEFHQDNGEPFCLRVGINSGPVVAGVIGMNKFIYDLWGDTVNIASRMESHGLPGKIQVTAQTYDLLCDLYSLEPRGLIEVKGRGGMMTYWLLEKFNNNFEGS; via the coding sequence ATGTCAGGTCAAACTAACTTAAATCCTAAGCATAGAGAAGTCTTAAACCGTCCCGCAGAGGTCGAGTCGAACTGGACGAATTCATCAGTTTATAGCTCGATACAAGTGGGGATTCTCGATTCAAAAGAAGACTCGCTAGCGCGATCGGCAACATTAATGGCGATCGCGCAAATCAACGAACAGGGCGGTCTGTTAGGGCGCACTATCGAACCGATCGCGATCGAAAATCTCGCCCAACTGCAAACGCTCCTGCAATCGCCAGCAATGGCAACCCTATTTGGCGCGTGGACGGTAGAACAGCGTAAAACGGCGATTCCGTGGCTCGAACGCTACGACGCGCTCCTGTGGTGTCCGGCCCCCAACGAAGAATTAGACAACTGCGATCGCATCTTCTATACCGGCGTTTGCCCCAACCAACTCGTCGAACTGACCGCACGCTGGCTTTTCGAGCAACAAAAGCACTGCGTCTACCTCCTCGGTTCCGACGAATTATTTTCCAAAACCAGCCATTACCTGCTCAAAAAATCCATCCCCCAAAGTGCAGCCGTTCTCCACGATCCGCTGCTGAGGCTGCAACTCGAACGTCAAGGGGGAATTGTCGTCGGCGAAGACTACCTCGCTCCTAACAGAACAGACTTCACCGACGCGATCGCGCGCATCCAGAACGCCCGTCCCGACCTCATTATCAACACCCTCAACCGCAACAGTCAAATCGCCTTCTACCAACAACTCCACCAAGCCGGAATTAGCCCCCAGCAGTTACCAACACTCGCGTTCAACCTCAGCCAAATCGAACTGCAAGAACTCGGCGAAACCGCGATCGGACATTACAGCCTCAGCACCTACTTCCCCAGCTTAGACTCTGCTGGCAATCGCCAGTTTATCGCCGATTGCGAGAAACAGTTCGGTACGGAAAAACTTCCCTCTGCCTCAATGGTTGCGGCCTATACCCAAGTCCAACTCTGGAAACAAGCCGTCGAACTCGCCGAATCCTTCAAGCTCGATCGCGTCGCCGCCGCCGCCTACAGCCAGCGCTGCATTGCGCCCAACGGCATCGTCACCCTCGAAACCAACCACCACCTCAGCCAACCCATTTACATCGGTCGCATCGACTCCCCCAACCTCGTTGAAATCGTCGCCCGTAGCGATCGCGCCCTCAAACCCCTGCCTTCCCTCGGCCACGAAAACGAACAACTCAACCTCTCCACCGTCCTCGTCGATGTTCTCGAAGACGTTTCCCAGTGGGTACGCCGCAGTCACGAACTCGAAATCCGCAACCGCGAACTCGAAGTCACCATCTCCCAATTGCAAAACGAAATCGCCTCGCGCCAGCAAATGGAAGATGCAATGCTCAACTACGGTCTCAAACTGCGCGCCCTCTTCACCGCCCTCGAAGAAAGCATCTTCATCACCGACGCGCGCGGCGTATTCCTCAACATCGCACCCACCAACCCTCAAAATCCCTACAAACCGACCGCCGAACTCCTCGGAAAATGCCTTCACGATCTCTTTGAAGCATCCCTAGCCGATGCCTTCCTCCAACACTTACAGAAAACCCTCGAAACTGGCGAAACCCTTGCCTTTGAATACTGCCTTCCGAGCGATCGCTCCTCCCCTCTCAGCGACGGAGAAACTTGGTTCTCCGTCCGCTTATCCCCGATCGTTCAAGATGAATCCGTCGTTTGGGTCGTCCGCGAAATTACCGAACAAAAACGCCTCGAAAAGACAGAAGCAGCCAGCAAACGCGAACTCGAACGAGAATGCGCCGATCGCACCGCAGCCCTGCTCGATACTAACGACCATCTGATCGCCGAAGTCGTTCAGCACCGTCAAACCGCTAACATCTTGCAAGCGACGCGCTCCCAACTGCAAGCAATCCTCGAAGCCGTTCCCGGAATCGTCTCCTGGATTAGCTCCGACTTGCATTACTTAGGAGTCAATCGCCACCTCGCGAAGACTTTCGGCTTAAGCGTCGAAACCTTCGTCGGTCAGCCCATCGGCTTCCTGCAAGCCAGTTCCGGCTTCGACGACTTCCTACGCGGATTTTTTGCCTCCGATAACAATGAAGTCTCCTACGAAATTGCTGTAAATGTCGGCGGCCAACAACGACACTATCAAATCGTCGCCCAGAAATACGATGGCGGGCGCGCTGCCTTCACTATCGGCATCGATATCAGCGATCGCGTTCGCGCTACCGAAAGCCTGAGCGCTACTAAAGCTCAACTCGAAGCCGTCCTCGAAGCCGTTCCCGGAATCGTTTCTTGGATTAGTTCCGACTTGCGCTACTTAGGAGTCAATCGCCACCTCGCGAAGACTTTCGGCTTAAGCGTCGAAGCCTTCGTCGGTCAGCCCCTCGGCTTCCTACAAGGCAGTTCCGGGTTTGATGAATTCCTGCGCGAATTCTTTGCCTGTGGCGACTATGAAGTCTCGCGCGAAGTCTGTACTCGCGTCGGTAACAAACTCCGCTACTACCAAATCGTCGCCCAGAAATACGACGAAGGACGCGCGGCCTTTATCATCGGCATTGATATCAGCGATCGCGTCCGGGCCAGCGAAAACCTGAGCGCCACCCGCAATCAACTCGCCACCCTCCTCGATGCCGTTCCCGGAGTCGTCTCCTGGATAAGCTCCGACTTGCGCTACTTAGGAGTCAATCGCCACCTTGCCAATACCTTCGGCTTAAGCGTCGAAACCTTCGTCGGACAGCCGATTGGATTCCTACAAGCCAGTTCCAGCTTCGACGAATTCGTGCGCGAATTCTTCGCCTGTGGTGACAATGAAGTCTCGCGCGAAATTGCCACCCGCGTCGGCAACCAGACGCGCCATTATTTAATCGTGGCGCAGAAGTACGACGAAGGACGCGCCGCCTTTACCATTGGTATTGATGTCAGCGATCGCATTCGCGCCATCGAAGGATTGCGCCAAGCCGAAGAAAAATATCGCGTCATCTTTGAAAATACCGTCGAAGGCATCTATCAAACCACCCCCGACGGTCGCTATCTTAGCGCGAATCCCGCGCTCGCGAGAATTTACGGCTACAACAGCCCAGAGCAACTCGTGAACGAGATCGGCTCCATCGAACGACAACTCTACGTGAATCCCGAACGCCGCCAGCAATTTGTAGACTTAATCCAAGAACGTACCGCGATCGTCGGCTTTGAATCGCAGATTTATCGTCGCGATGGAACCCTGACTTGGATTTCCGAAAACGCGCGCGCCGTGCGCGACACCGAGGGAAAAATCCTCTACTACGAAGGAACAGTCGAAGATATTTACGAACGCAAACAAGCCGAAGAAACTCTCAGACAGTTAAATGAAGAGTTAGAAAGCCGCGTCATCCAGCGTACCGAAGAACTTCAGCAACTCAACCATCAACTCATCCTCGAAATCGGCGAACGGCAGCGCATTGAATCCGCCTTGCGCCAATCCGAAGCCGAACTTAAAGCCTTGTTCGCGGCGATGACAGACGTAATTAGCGTTTTTGATGCCGAAGGGCGCTACGTGAAAATTATTGCCACCAACTCCGAACTACTTTACAGTCCCACTGACGATCGCATCGGTAAAACCGTCCATGAAGTCTTTCCCCACGAAATCGCAGACCTATTTCTGCGGCAAATTCAACAAGTCTTGCAAACCAACAAGACAGGTTATGTGGAATATTCGTTAATGCTCGACTCGAGCAGTCATTTGAGCTATCTTCCCTCTAGTTCCCACACAACCAAGTCGCGCGAGGTGTGGTTTGCTGCCAGCATCTCGCCCCTGCCCGATAATTGCGTGATTTGGGTCGCCCGTAATATTACCGAGCGCCGTCGGGTGGTTAAAGCCATTCAAGAAGCCGAAGAGAAATATCGCAGCATCTTTGAGAATGCCGCCGAAGGCATTTTCCAGAGTACCCCCGACGGACAGTATTTAAGCGCCAATCCGGCTTTAGTGAAGATGTTTGGCTACGAAACCTTCGCGGATATGGCCGGAAACGTCTCCCATATCGGGCGACAACTCTACGTCCACCCCCAACAGCGGGTAGAATTGCTCGAACGAGTCGAACGCGAGGGCGCAGTTTCGGGCTTCCAAGTTCGCATTTATCGTAAGGATGGCAAGCGCATCTGGATTTCGGAGAACGTGCGAGTCGTGCGGGACGAACAAGGGAATACGATGTATTACGAAGGTACGGCTCAAGATATTACCCAACGCAAGCGGGCTGAAGATGCCCTGTATTTAGAGCGGGAGAAGTCGGAACGCTTGCTGTTGAATATCTTACCGAAGCGAATTGCCGAACGCTTGAAACAAGAACCGCAGGCGATCGCGGAACGTTTCGATCAAGTCAGCATCTTATTTGCCGATATCGTTAATTTTACTCAGCTATCGGCACGAACTTCGCCAACGGATCTGGTGAAGATGCTCAATCAAATTTTCTCAGCCTTCGATCGCCTCGCCCAGCAGTACGGCCTCGAGAAGATTAAAACCATCGGCGATGCGTATATGGTAGCCGGCGGTTTTAGTGGAATGTCCGGCCTTCAAAGCGCCCGCGCGATCGCGGATATGGCCCTCGCCATGCAGCAAACCATCCTTGAATTCCACCAAGACAACGGCGAACCCTTCTGTCTGCGCGTCGGCATTAACAGCGGCCCGGTTGTCGCGGGCGTAATCGGCATGAATAAGTTTATTTACGACCTTTGGGGCGATACCGTCAACATCGCCTCGAGAATGGAATCTCACGGCCTTCCCGGTAAAATTCAAGTCACCGCTCAAACTTACGATCTTTTATGCGATCTTTACAGCCTCGAACCGCGAGGATTGATTGAAGTCAAAGGTCGCGGCGGTATGATGACTTATTGGCTGCTCGAAAAATTTAACAACAATTTTGAAGGTTCCTGA
- a CDS encoding bifunctional (p)ppGpp synthetase/guanosine-3',5'-bis(diphosphate) 3'-pyrophosphohydrolase: protein MAALTVTAPTDLAIPDWLGQCPIADRNGNLLSEDDNNLICRAFEFAYLLHKGQYRKSGEPYIAHPVAVAGLLRDIGGDSAMIAAGFLHDVVEDTDVTIEEIGERFGSEVQQLVEAVTKLSGFNFSSKTERQAESFRRMFVAMAQDIRVILVKLADRLHNMRTLEALKPEKQKRIAQETRDIFAPLANRLGIWHFKWELEDLCFKYLETDAYRQVQELVAERRIDREQRIENVIEKLRSRLRELGINVWEIKGRPKHLYSIYQKMTNQQKEFHQIFDIAAIRIITQTKDECYRALAVVHDQFTPIPGRFKDYIGLPKPNRYQSLHTTVVGLTGRPLEVQIRTLEMHYIAEYGIAAHWVYKETGGSQMTQFTQSDEKFTWLRQLLEWQNDLKDAREYVECLKDNLFDDEVYVFTPKGDVMSLSRGATAVDFAYRIHTEIGNHMKGARINGRWSGLEQELKNGDIVDIITAKNSHPSLDWLNYAVTPSARNRIRQWYKRSHRNENLDRGRDLLEKELGKSNLETVLKSEPMQTVAERCNYHSVEDLLAALGYGEVTVNQVVNRLRDTVKTLQPLTPAVPEFPKANLALLRNAPLPTDSTSPIVGVEGLLYSIANCCNPIPGEAIIGVVTRSKGISIHRQGCCNLENIEAERLVPVSWNPLNAQARQQNYLVNLQIEAIDRVGIFKDILARLSDQNINVCNAGVRTSIGKPASIDLGIQIRDREQLETICNQIRKMSDILNLRRISSASEESVL, encoded by the coding sequence ATGGCTGCACTTACCGTTACCGCACCCACCGACCTCGCTATTCCCGACTGGCTGGGTCAATGTCCGATCGCAGATCGCAATGGCAATCTCCTATCCGAGGACGATAATAACTTAATCTGTCGCGCCTTTGAGTTTGCCTACTTATTGCACAAAGGTCAATACCGCAAGTCCGGCGAACCTTACATCGCCCATCCCGTCGCCGTTGCTGGCTTACTACGGGACATCGGCGGCGACAGCGCCATGATTGCCGCCGGTTTCCTTCACGATGTCGTCGAAGATACCGATGTCACCATCGAAGAAATTGGCGAACGCTTTGGTAGCGAAGTCCAGCAACTCGTTGAAGCAGTCACCAAACTTTCGGGCTTCAACTTTTCGAGCAAAACCGAACGTCAAGCCGAAAGCTTCCGACGAATGTTCGTGGCGATGGCGCAGGATATTCGCGTCATTTTGGTGAAGCTGGCAGATCGCCTGCACAATATGCGAACGCTAGAAGCCTTGAAACCGGAGAAACAAAAACGCATCGCCCAGGAAACGCGCGATATTTTCGCCCCGCTCGCGAATCGCTTAGGGATTTGGCATTTTAAGTGGGAATTAGAAGATTTATGCTTTAAATACCTGGAAACTGATGCCTACCGCCAAGTCCAAGAGTTAGTCGCCGAACGACGGATCGATCGCGAACAACGCATCGAAAACGTCATTGAAAAGCTGCGATCGCGCCTGCGAGAATTAGGGATTAACGTTTGGGAAATTAAAGGCAGACCCAAACACCTCTACAGCATCTACCAAAAGATGACGAATCAGCAAAAAGAATTTCACCAAATCTTCGATATCGCTGCGATTCGTATCATCACCCAAACCAAAGACGAATGTTACCGCGCGCTTGCCGTCGTCCACGACCAGTTTACGCCGATTCCCGGCCGCTTCAAAGATTACATCGGCTTGCCCAAACCCAACCGCTATCAATCCTTACATACTACTGTGGTCGGGCTGACGGGTCGCCCGTTGGAAGTGCAAATTCGCACCCTAGAGATGCACTACATCGCCGAATACGGAATCGCCGCCCACTGGGTTTATAAAGAAACCGGCGGTTCGCAAATGACGCAATTCACCCAAAGCGACGAAAAATTTACTTGGTTGCGCCAACTGCTGGAATGGCAAAACGATCTCAAAGATGCGCGGGAGTATGTCGAGTGCCTGAAAGATAATCTCTTCGACGACGAAGTTTATGTATTTACCCCGAAAGGAGATGTTATGTCTCTCAGTCGGGGGGCGACAGCCGTAGATTTTGCTTATCGCATCCATACGGAGATCGGCAACCATATGAAAGGGGCGCGGATTAACGGGCGCTGGTCGGGATTGGAGCAAGAGTTGAAAAATGGCGATATCGTCGATATTATTACGGCGAAAAATAGCCATCCGAGTTTGGATTGGTTGAACTATGCGGTAACGCCTTCAGCGCGCAACCGGATTCGGCAGTGGTATAAGCGATCGCACCGCAACGAAAACTTGGATCGGGGACGGGATTTATTAGAAAAAGAACTCGGAAAAAGTAACCTGGAAACCGTACTCAAGTCCGAACCGATGCAAACCGTTGCCGAACGCTGCAATTACCATAGCGTCGAAGATTTGCTAGCCGCCCTCGGTTATGGGGAAGTAACCGTCAATCAAGTGGTGAATCGCCTGCGCGATACGGTAAAAACCTTGCAACCGCTGACCCCTGCCGTCCCAGAGTTCCCTAAAGCTAACTTAGCGCTCTTGCGCAATGCGCCTCTGCCCACCGATAGTACCTCGCCAATTGTGGGAGTGGAAGGGTTGCTCTATAGTATTGCCAACTGTTGCAATCCCATACCGGGAGAAGCGATTATTGGGGTAGTGACGCGATCGAAGGGAATTTCAATTCACCGCCAGGGATGCTGCAATCTCGAGAATATTGAAGCCGAACGTTTAGTTCCCGTCAGTTGGAACCCACTCAACGCTCAGGCGCGCCAGCAAAATTATTTGGTGAATTTGCAAATCGAAGCGATCGATCGCGTCGGTATTTTTAAAGATATTTTGGCACGCTTGAGCGACCAGAATATTAATGTTTGTAACGCAGGGGTGAGAACCAGCATCGGGAAGCCCGCTTCTATCGATCTTGGCATTCAAATCCGCGATCGCGAACAACTCGAGACGATCTGCAACCAAATCCGCAAAATGAGCGACATCCTGAACTTGCGGCGCATCAGTTCGGCGAGCGAGGAGAGCGTTTTGTAA
- the patD gene encoding heterocyst frequency control protein PatD: MLPALHCQHYEEWSNALERLKDRVERGVNLSEEFTAVQQLYQEKIVTLSHQGIDFASAPRYQSLQTEIHRTLRLLQADLLFLKAARKSDTVLERQRTCLQHVKQLIGYCSAILNLGA; encoded by the coding sequence ATGCTGCCCGCTTTACATTGTCAGCACTACGAAGAATGGTCGAACGCCCTCGAAAGATTGAAGGATCGGGTTGAACGAGGAGTCAACCTTTCAGAAGAATTTACGGCGGTGCAACAACTATACCAGGAGAAAATTGTAACGTTAAGTCATCAAGGGATAGATTTTGCAAGCGCACCGCGCTACCAATCCCTGCAAACCGAAATTCACCGCACTCTGCGCCTGTTGCAAGCCGATCTTCTTTTCCTCAAGGCCGCGCGCAAAAGTGATACCGTTCTAGAACGGCAACGTACTTGCTTGCAGCACGTCAAGCAACTAATCGGGTATTGCAGCGCGATTTTAAATTTGGGGGCTTAA
- a CDS encoding class II glutamine amidotransferase — protein MCQLLGMNCNVPTDICFSFEGFSARGGQTDDHQDGWGIAFFEGKGCRLFIDANPSVASPAADLVRHYPIHSTHVIAHIRKATQGEILLENCHPFRRELWGRYWVFAHNGNLPDFEPIGYQFYQPVGDTDSEKAFCTILDRWRQEFPQRKPPLEQLYRILKATTETLAQQGVFNYLLSDGESFFAHCSTNLHYIIRQAPFAAAHLIDRDLTVDFRELTRPQDRVAVVATAPLTDNEIWTQLQPGELLAFQDGLPQYGLRQPEAKYFSFQ, from the coding sequence ATGTGCCAACTCCTCGGAATGAACTGCAATGTTCCCACCGATATCTGCTTTTCCTTTGAAGGATTTTCCGCCCGAGGCGGGCAAACCGACGACCATCAAGATGGGTGGGGAATTGCTTTTTTTGAAGGGAAAGGCTGTCGTTTATTTATCGATGCCAATCCGTCCGTCGCTTCGCCAGCAGCGGATTTAGTACGCCATTACCCCATTCATTCCACCCACGTTATCGCCCACATTCGCAAAGCCACCCAAGGCGAAATCTTGCTCGAAAATTGTCACCCTTTCCGACGGGAACTTTGGGGACGATATTGGGTTTTCGCACATAACGGCAACCTGCCCGACTTTGAACCCATAGGGTATCAGTTTTATCAACCCGTGGGAGATACAGATAGCGAAAAAGCGTTTTGTACGATTTTAGATCGATGGCGACAGGAATTTCCCCAGAGAAAACCCCCTTTAGAGCAATTGTATAGAATTTTAAAAGCGACCACTGAAACCTTAGCCCAACAAGGAGTTTTCAATTATTTACTGTCGGATGGCGAGTCATTTTTCGCCCATTGCTCGACAAATCTACACTATATTATTCGCCAAGCGCCCTTTGCCGCCGCGCATTTAATCGATCGCGATTTAACCGTCGATTTCCGCGAATTAACGCGCCCGCAAGATCGCGTAGCGGTTGTCGCCACTGCGCCCCTCACCGATAATGAAATCTGGACGCAACTCCAACCGGGGGAACTGCTGGCTTTTCAGGACGGTTTACCCCAGTACGGGCTGCGCCAACCCGAAGCCAAATACTTTTCGTTCCAGTAA
- a CDS encoding DUF202 domain-containing protein gives MKFPLLKSPEIESEAPPPKKKYNSSRIRDHLANERTYLAWMRTAIALMGFGVVILRIRAYHPPLVPRPGYGGQLGFLFAIVGLLTVILSTQHYFAVRRDIDEDTYQPADRWVILFSLAVTFLGTGILYFVAVSSSNPGELMIFEDLG, from the coding sequence GTGAAATTTCCGCTCCTAAAATCGCCCGAAATTGAGTCAGAAGCCCCGCCCCCAAAAAAGAAATATAATTCTTCGCGGATTCGAGATCATTTAGCGAACGAACGAACCTATCTAGCTTGGATGCGAACCGCGATCGCGCTGATGGGGTTCGGGGTCGTTATCCTAAGAATAAGAGCCTATCACCCGCCATTAGTCCCCCGTCCCGGTTACGGCGGTCAACTCGGCTTTTTATTCGCGATCGTCGGCTTATTAACCGTTATTCTGAGTACGCAGCACTACTTTGCCGTGCGGCGAGATATCGATGAAGATACCTACCAACCGGCAGATCGCTGGGTAATCTTATTCAGTCTCGCCGTTACCTTTTTAGGAACGGGAATTCTGTACTTTGTCGCCGTCAGTTCCAGCAATCCCGGCGAATTAATGATTTTTGAAGACTTAGGTTAA
- a CDS encoding MgtC/SapB family protein, giving the protein MESMFFSAADWQSLSFRLILAASVGCLIGINRQRNGRPAGLRTFTIVSLGAAMFVMIPLQAEGDVGYASSNALSRTIQGVASGVGFLGAGIILQQSHQELNRIRVKGLTSAATIWLVAGLGVAAGCGLWRMVLVGTLLALGILSGVKRIKKHKHWILYGRSPQVEKEYRSKE; this is encoded by the coding sequence ATGGAATCGATGTTCTTTAGTGCCGCAGACTGGCAAAGTCTATCCTTCCGCCTCATTCTTGCGGCATCCGTAGGTTGCCTAATCGGGATTAACCGTCAGCGCAACGGCAGACCGGCAGGGCTGAGAACCTTTACCATCGTGAGTCTGGGGGCAGCCATGTTTGTCATGATTCCCTTGCAAGCCGAGGGTGATGTTGGGTATGCCTCTTCCAATGCTCTGAGCCGCACGATTCAAGGGGTTGCTTCCGGAGTCGGGTTTTTAGGAGCGGGAATTATTCTGCAACAATCTCATCAAGAACTGAACCGAATTCGAGTTAAAGGATTGACTTCTGCTGCGACGATTTGGTTGGTAGCAGGGTTAGGAGTAGCTGCTGGTTGTGGATTATGGCGAATGGTATTAGTGGGAACGCTTCTCGCATTAGGCATTCTCAGTGGAGTCAAACGAATCAAAAAACACAAGCACTGGATTTTGTACGGTCGCTCTCCACAGGTCGAAAAAGAATACCGCTCGAAGGAATAA